A window from Littorina saxatilis isolate snail1 linkage group LG9, US_GU_Lsax_2.0, whole genome shotgun sequence encodes these proteins:
- the LOC138976576 gene encoding small ribosomal subunit protein mS23-like encodes MAGSRLEKFGTIYKRVQGLLRSGALKEADKPLWCEVYEAFPPRDPPIYEREKPTGVVPKILYPEDIIRAQFYKTYGNPDVVDFRNERVKTTCQRFVDKYLELLQSEMSKENLFESTVTALKEEGFRLRAAEEVEEFVKTAEAKSPGPPPRLQQQTLSVASIFGEDTVRGKNTEEEDFIMESDDGKTTKL; translated from the exons ATGGCAGGCAGCAGGTTGGAAAAGTTTGGAACCATCTACAAAAG AGTACAGGGTTTGCTGCGCTCAGGGGCATTGAAGGAAGCTGATAAACCCCTCTGGTGTGAAGTGTACGAAGCCTTTCCACCCAGGGATCCACCAATCTATGAGCGAGAGAAACCGACTGGAGTGGTTCCCAAAATATTGTACCCAGAAGATATCATTAGAGC GCAATTTTACAAGACCTATGGCAATCCTGATGTGGTTGACTTTAGAAACGAAAGGGTGAAAACCACTTGTCAAAG atttgtggatAAGTATTTAGAGCTCCTGCAGTCAGAGATGTCCAAGGAAAACCTTTTTGAATCTACAGTAACAGCCCTTAAAGAAGAGGGATTCCGGCTTCGTGCTGCTGAAGAGGTGGAAGAATTTGTCAAG ACAGCAGAGGCGAAATCTCCAGGACCACCACCCAGACTTCAGCAGCAGACTCTGTCTGTGGCCAGCATCTTTGGGGAAGACACAGTACGGGGCAAGAACACAGAGGAAGAAGACTTTATCATGGAGAGTGACGATGGCAAAACCACCAAGTTGTAG